From the Pseudomonas baltica genome, one window contains:
- a CDS encoding heavy-metal-associated domain-containing protein — protein MQHFDVKGMTCQHCVRAVTQAVQDQDPAATVEVDLKTGQVNVQSSLAPDVIIGVIGTEGYAAKAL, from the coding sequence ATGCAGCATTTCGACGTAAAAGGCATGACCTGCCAGCATTGTGTACGCGCGGTCACCCAGGCCGTGCAAGACCAGGACCCGGCCGCCACGGTCGAGGTCGACCTGAAGACCGGCCAGGTAAATGTGCAAAGCAGCCTGGCGCCGGACGTGATCATCGGCGTGATCGGCACTGAAGGTTACGCCGCCAAGGCGCTGTAG
- a CDS encoding heavy metal translocating P-type ATPase, which produces MASPMHPTTFDLSIDGMTCASCAGRVERALRKVDGVSEVSVNLANERAHVQLQRALPPAALIDAVMHAGYTAHLPVSVQAEEANHQRHLRHERWMMIAAILLAAPLLLPMLLQPLGVHFMLPAWLQFGLATPVQFIIGARFYTSAYKAVRARAGNMDLLVAIGTSAGYGLSFYQWLQPAPGQSPHLYFEASAVVIALVLVGKYMESHAKRRTADALRALQALRPSFAVRVVGDREERVAIDALRLGDQIRVKPGERFAVDGVVIDGRSHADEALISGESLPVSKQAGDSVSAGAINGEGQLRVETRAVGTQTLLAKIIQLVEDAQSAKAPIQKQVDRVSQVFVPVILLLALLTLLGWWYSGAGLQIAILHAVSVLVIACPCALGLATPTAIMAGTGAAARHGILIKDAEALEHASKIDCVVFDKTGTLTSGHPELLDMSVAAIDGYDLQRLLREAAALQRGSEHPLARAVLARCPTQPEAAQQSETLAGRGIRGTLGGRDLLLGNQRLLDDYRVSAGALQATAQKWESQGRTLSWLIEVSPQPQVLGLLAFGDTLKSGAKAALTCLRQQGMQTHLLTGDNRGSAEAVATALGIDADKVQAQVLPADKAEAIRKLRLSLRVAMVGDGINDAPALASADIGIAMGSGTDVAIQAAGITLMRDDPQWVAAALDISRRTCAKIRQNLFWAFIYNLIGIPLAAFGVLNPMLAGAAMALSSVSVVCNALLLNTWKPQLHNDVDPEAGERT; this is translated from the coding sequence ATGGCCAGCCCGATGCACCCCACTACCTTCGATCTGTCGATTGACGGCATGACCTGCGCCAGCTGCGCCGGTCGCGTCGAACGTGCGCTGCGCAAGGTCGATGGCGTCAGCGAGGTCAGCGTCAACCTGGCCAACGAGCGCGCCCATGTGCAACTGCAGCGCGCGCTGCCGCCTGCCGCGCTGATCGATGCGGTGATGCACGCGGGCTATACCGCACACCTGCCGGTCAGCGTCCAGGCCGAGGAAGCCAACCACCAGCGGCACCTGCGCCACGAGCGCTGGATGATGATCGCCGCTATCCTGCTCGCCGCCCCGCTGTTGCTGCCCATGTTGCTACAGCCGCTAGGGGTGCATTTCATGCTGCCGGCATGGCTGCAGTTCGGCCTGGCGACACCGGTGCAGTTCATTATCGGCGCGCGCTTCTATACCTCGGCCTACAAGGCTGTGCGTGCCCGCGCGGGCAATATGGACCTGCTGGTGGCTATTGGCACGAGTGCGGGCTACGGTTTGAGTTTCTACCAATGGCTGCAGCCTGCACCTGGCCAGTCGCCCCATTTGTATTTCGAGGCTTCGGCGGTGGTCATTGCGCTGGTGCTGGTGGGCAAGTACATGGAGAGTCATGCCAAGCGGCGCACGGCCGATGCCCTGCGCGCGTTGCAGGCACTACGGCCGAGCTTTGCTGTGCGGGTGGTTGGCGATCGGGAGGAGCGCGTGGCTATCGACGCGCTGCGGCTCGGTGATCAGATACGGGTCAAACCCGGAGAACGTTTTGCCGTCGATGGTGTGGTGATCGACGGCCGCAGCCACGCCGACGAAGCCCTGATCAGCGGCGAAAGCCTGCCCGTCAGCAAACAAGCCGGCGATTCGGTCAGCGCCGGGGCCATCAATGGCGAAGGTCAATTGCGGGTCGAGACGCGAGCAGTGGGCACCCAGACTTTGCTGGCGAAAATCATTCAGTTGGTCGAAGACGCGCAAAGCGCCAAGGCCCCGATCCAGAAGCAGGTGGACCGGGTCAGCCAGGTGTTCGTCCCGGTGATCCTGCTGCTGGCGCTGTTGACCTTGCTGGGCTGGTGGTACAGCGGCGCCGGGTTGCAGATCGCCATATTGCATGCCGTCAGCGTCCTGGTGATTGCCTGCCCCTGTGCCTTGGGCCTGGCCACACCGACGGCAATCATGGCGGGCACGGGCGCGGCGGCGCGCCATGGCATTCTGATCAAGGATGCGGAGGCGCTCGAACACGCCAGCAAGATCGATTGCGTGGTATTCGACAAGACCGGCACCCTGACATCAGGGCATCCCGAACTGCTCGACATGAGTGTGGCAGCCATCGATGGGTATGATCTTCAACGTCTGTTGCGCGAGGCTGCCGCCCTGCAACGTGGCAGCGAGCATCCTCTGGCCAGGGCCGTTCTGGCTCGCTGCCCGACGCAGCCTGAGGCCGCGCAACAGAGCGAGACCCTGGCCGGACGCGGTATTCGCGGGACGCTGGGCGGTCGTGACCTGTTGCTCGGCAATCAACGGCTGCTGGACGATTACCGCGTGTCGGCGGGCGCCCTACAAGCCACTGCACAGAAATGGGAAAGTCAGGGCCGCACCCTGTCGTGGTTGATCGAGGTGAGCCCACAGCCGCAAGTGCTGGGCCTGCTGGCGTTCGGCGACACGCTCAAGTCGGGCGCCAAGGCGGCACTGACATGTCTGCGCCAGCAAGGAATGCAAACGCACCTGCTCACCGGCGACAATCGCGGTAGCGCCGAGGCCGTCGCCACGGCCTTGGGAATCGATGCCGACAAGGTGCAAGCTCAGGTGTTGCCGGCCGACAAGGCCGAGGCGATCCGGAAACTGCGCCTGTCACTTCGAGTGGCGATGGTCGGCGATGGCATCAACGACGCACCCGCGCTGGCCAGCGCCGACATCGGCATCGCCATGGGCAGCGGCACCGACGTCGCTATTCAGGCGGCGGGTATCACCTTGATGCGCGATGATCCGCAATGGGTGGCTGCCGCGCTGGATATCAGTCGGCGGACCTGCGCGAAGATCCGGCAGAATCTGTTCTGGGCGTTTATCTATAACCTGATCGGCATCCCGCTGGCGGCCTTCGGCGTGCTCAACCCCATGCTTGCGGGCGCGGCCATGGCGTTATCGAGCGTCAGCGTGGTCTGCAACGCGCTGCTGTTGAATACCTGGAAACCGCAGTTGCACAATGACGTCGACCCCGAAGCAGGAGAACGCACGTGA
- the cueR gene encoding Cu(I)-responsive transcriptional regulator: MNIGQAARESGLSAKMIRHYEATGLLKAAHRTDSGYRIYQSEDLPTLAFIKRSRDLGFSLEEIGRLLTLWQDRGRASADVKALAGLHIETLNRRIDELLGLRDTLQNLVSHCQGDDRPDCPILADLASSGCHQAARR, translated from the coding sequence GTGAACATTGGTCAGGCTGCCCGCGAAAGCGGCCTCAGTGCAAAAATGATCCGCCATTACGAAGCCACCGGGCTGCTCAAGGCTGCCCACCGCACCGACAGCGGCTATCGCATTTATCAGAGCGAAGACCTGCCCACGCTGGCGTTCATCAAACGCTCGCGGGATCTGGGTTTTTCGCTGGAGGAAATCGGCCGCTTGCTGACGCTGTGGCAAGACCGGGGTCGCGCCAGCGCCGATGTCAAAGCGCTGGCCGGGCTACACATCGAAACCCTCAACCGGCGCATCGACGAGTTGCTCGGCCTACGGGACACCTTGCAAAATCTGGTCAGCCACTGCCAGGGCGATGACCGACCAGATTGCCCGATCCTAGCGGACCTGGCTTCGAGCGGCTGTCACCAAGCCGCCCGCCGCTGA
- a CDS encoding PA4780 family RIO1-like protein kinase, giving the protein MKTPKRIEPLVEDGLVDEVLRPLMSGKEAAVYVVRCGNELRCAKVYKEANKRSFRQAAEYQEGRKVRNSRQARAMAKGTKYGRKETEDAWQNAEVAALFRLASAGVRVPKPFDFLDGVLLMELVADEYGDAAPRLNDVVLEPDQAREYHEFLIRQIVLMLCTGLVHGDLSEFNVLVGPSGPVIIDLPQAVDAAGNNHAFTMLERDVGNMASYFGRFAPELRQTRYAKEMWALYEAGSLHPGSVLTGEFAEEDIEADVGGVMREIEAARLDEARRQAIRAADDKPADKSEEPPPPWMQ; this is encoded by the coding sequence ATGAAGACTCCAAAACGCATTGAACCCCTGGTCGAGGACGGCCTGGTCGACGAAGTGCTGCGTCCACTCATGAGTGGTAAGGAAGCAGCGGTCTATGTAGTGCGCTGTGGTAATGAACTGCGCTGCGCCAAGGTCTATAAGGAGGCCAACAAACGAAGTTTCCGCCAGGCGGCCGAATATCAGGAAGGCCGCAAGGTACGCAACAGTCGCCAGGCGCGGGCCATGGCGAAAGGCACCAAGTACGGGCGCAAGGAAACCGAAGACGCCTGGCAGAATGCCGAGGTTGCGGCGCTGTTCCGTCTGGCCAGCGCGGGCGTGCGGGTGCCCAAGCCATTCGATTTTCTCGATGGCGTGTTGCTGATGGAACTGGTGGCCGACGAGTACGGCGATGCGGCACCGCGGCTGAACGACGTGGTTCTGGAGCCTGATCAGGCCCGCGAATACCACGAGTTCCTGATCCGTCAGATCGTGCTGATGCTGTGCACTGGTCTGGTGCACGGCGACCTCTCGGAGTTCAATGTGCTGGTCGGGCCGTCGGGGCCGGTGATCATCGATTTGCCCCAGGCGGTAGATGCGGCGGGCAACAACCACGCGTTTACGATGCTGGAGCGTGATGTGGGCAACATGGCCAGCTACTTCGGTCGTTTTGCTCCGGAACTCAGGCAGACCCGCTACGCCAAGGAAATGTGGGCACTGTACGAAGCCGGCTCGCTGCACCCTGGCAGTGTGCTCACTGGTGAGTTCGCCGAAGAGGACATCGAGGCGGATGTCGGCGGCGTGATGCGCGAGATCGAAGCTGCGCGTCTCGATGAGGCGCGTCGCCAGGCCATTCGGGCGGCCGACGACAAGCCGGCGGACAAGTCCGAAGAGCCGCCGCCGCCCTGGATGCAGTGA
- a CDS encoding helix-turn-helix transcriptional regulator — protein MPTNGHLGEARSVPALSRLPRPLYARAESLRAGSWTPRHRHAWVQFSYAISGVLGVHTDEGSFYAPPQWGVWIPGGLEHEVTTSTRAEMRSLYVGIEHSRWAPSRCRVLEVTPLAREMIKAFCELPVEYPQGDTAESRLVAVLLDQLAGLPEVQFSVPLPQHPRLLSVCNQLIEQPDNALTLGEWAAHMGTSEKTLMRWFQKETGLSFRAWRQRMRLLSSLNVLEEGGNVTRAALSSGYESTSAFIAAFKGLFGATPGELFKP, from the coding sequence ATGCCGACTAACGGACATCTTGGTGAAGCGCGCAGCGTCCCCGCCCTCAGCCGCTTGCCTCGCCCCCTCTACGCCCGCGCCGAAAGCCTGCGGGCTGGCTCCTGGACGCCCCGGCATCGACATGCCTGGGTGCAGTTTTCCTACGCTATCAGTGGCGTGTTGGGCGTCCATACCGACGAAGGCAGTTTTTATGCGCCCCCCCAATGGGGTGTGTGGATCCCGGGCGGTCTGGAGCATGAAGTTACCACGTCGACCCGTGCCGAAATGCGCAGCTTGTATGTCGGTATCGAGCACTCCCGCTGGGCTCCATCGCGCTGTCGGGTGCTGGAAGTCACGCCGCTGGCCCGAGAGATGATCAAGGCTTTCTGCGAGCTGCCAGTCGAATATCCACAAGGCGATACGGCTGAATCGCGCTTGGTGGCGGTGCTTCTGGATCAACTGGCGGGGCTGCCTGAAGTCCAGTTTTCGGTGCCTTTGCCGCAGCACCCCCGTCTGCTGTCGGTGTGCAATCAGTTGATCGAGCAACCCGACAACGCCTTGACTCTGGGCGAATGGGCTGCGCACATGGGTACCTCGGAAAAAACCTTGATGCGCTGGTTCCAGAAGGAAACCGGCTTGAGTTTTCGGGCCTGGCGTCAGCGTATGCGTCTGCTGTCGTCGCTCAATGTTCTAGAGGAAGGCGGAAACGTTACCCGCGCGGCGTTGTCCAGTGGATATGAGTCAACTTCGGCCTTTATCGCAGCGTTCAAAGGGCTGTTCGGGGCGACCCCGGGCGAGTTGTTCAAGCCCTGA
- a CDS encoding bile acid:sodium symporter family protein codes for MHIFRHFKRVVTDWFLCGMLLATLLAYLFPSFGSKGGGMHAEVVINIGVFLVFFLHGVNLSSEQIGHGLKNWRLHIMVQGFTFVVFPLLWLLCKVTLGTQIPALLMLGFLYLCALPSTISSSVALTGSAGGNVPAAILNASASSVLGIFITPWLVSLVLGSGAGGIDLGSTLIDLCAMLLLPLVLGQLVRPLFGKFFARHKRYTNIIDKVVILLLVYSAFCGSMTSGMWHQQGTSVILTAFVGVAILLALILTLTTRTAKLLKFKHADEVAAVFCASKKSLAAGAPMAALIFGNNPGLGLILLPIMIYHPLQLIVCSIMAENYSNRLKSGVLSGDEEATSPA; via the coding sequence ATGCATATTTTCCGTCATTTCAAACGCGTGGTAACCGACTGGTTCCTTTGCGGCATGTTGCTCGCCACCCTGCTGGCTTACTTGTTCCCGAGCTTCGGCAGTAAGGGCGGAGGCATGCACGCCGAGGTAGTGATCAATATCGGCGTGTTCCTGGTGTTCTTCCTGCACGGCGTCAACCTGTCCAGCGAACAGATCGGCCATGGCCTCAAGAACTGGCGCCTGCACATCATGGTGCAGGGCTTCACCTTCGTGGTGTTTCCATTGTTGTGGCTGCTGTGCAAGGTCACCCTGGGCACGCAGATCCCGGCCCTGCTGATGCTCGGCTTCCTCTACCTGTGCGCGCTGCCGTCGACTATTTCGTCTTCGGTGGCCTTGACCGGCAGCGCAGGCGGCAATGTGCCCGCAGCGATTCTCAATGCCAGCGCGTCCAGCGTCCTGGGTATTTTCATCACGCCGTGGCTGGTGAGCCTGGTGCTCGGCTCTGGCGCCGGGGGGATCGACCTGGGTTCTACGCTGATCGACCTTTGCGCCATGCTGCTGTTGCCGCTGGTCCTCGGGCAGTTGGTACGGCCGCTGTTCGGCAAGTTCTTTGCCCGCCACAAGCGCTACACCAACATCATCGACAAAGTGGTCATCCTGCTGCTGGTCTACTCGGCGTTCTGCGGCTCGATGACCTCAGGGATGTGGCACCAACAAGGCACCTCGGTGATTCTCACCGCCTTCGTTGGCGTGGCCATTCTGCTGGCGTTGATCCTGACGCTCACGACCCGTACCGCCAAGCTGCTCAAATTCAAGCATGCCGATGAAGTGGCAGCGGTGTTCTGCGCGAGCAAGAAATCACTGGCAGCCGGTGCGCCCATGGCCGCGCTGATTTTCGGCAACAACCCCGGGCTGGGTCTGATTCTGCTGCCGATCATGATCTACCACCCGCTGCAGTTGATCGTCTGCTCGATCATGGCGGAAAACTACTCGAACCGGCTGAAGTCCGGCGTGCTGAGTGGTGATGAAGAGGCCACCAGCCCGGCGTGA
- a CDS encoding AraC family transcriptional regulator, which produces MNAHNWIDLSQDRSTGIETLRAHFKGHAYDPHWHDSYLVGFTEQGVQQFHCRRQKHASTPGQIFLLEPGDIHDGDAPTEEGFTYRMLYLEPHWIERELSQLFEDAPAQQVLAFAQNLTRDSRLSQAIADAFAALHSQELLIVRQSALDRLLEQLTGHLHWRKRHNPDPRLPLVALRARDYLQANVHQDVGLDELAQACNVDRFRLTRAFKAAFGLPPHAYLVQLRLAKARRQLANGDFPAQVASDLGFADQSHLGRWFVRAYGISPAAYRKRCSNLPD; this is translated from the coding sequence ATGAACGCACACAACTGGATCGATCTCAGCCAGGACCGGAGCACCGGGATCGAGACCCTGCGCGCGCATTTCAAGGGCCATGCCTACGACCCACACTGGCACGACAGCTATCTGGTGGGCTTTACCGAGCAAGGCGTGCAGCAGTTTCATTGCCGACGGCAGAAGCACGCCAGCACGCCCGGGCAGATATTCCTGCTGGAACCAGGAGATATCCACGATGGAGATGCGCCCACCGAGGAAGGCTTCACCTATCGAATGCTTTACCTTGAGCCGCACTGGATCGAGCGCGAGCTGAGCCAGTTGTTCGAAGATGCCCCCGCGCAACAGGTGCTGGCCTTCGCGCAAAACCTCACCCGTGATTCGCGCCTGAGCCAGGCCATCGCCGACGCCTTCGCTGCACTGCACAGCCAAGAGCTGCTGATCGTGCGGCAAAGTGCGCTCGATCGGCTGCTGGAACAGTTGACCGGCCATCTCCATTGGCGCAAGCGGCACAATCCTGACCCGCGTCTGCCACTCGTGGCCTTGCGCGCCCGGGATTATCTGCAGGCCAATGTGCATCAGGACGTCGGACTGGACGAGCTGGCGCAGGCCTGCAACGTCGACCGCTTTCGCCTGACCCGCGCGTTCAAGGCCGCTTTCGGCCTCCCGCCCCATGCCTACCTGGTACAACTGCGCCTGGCCAAGGCACGTCGGCAATTGGCCAACGGCGACTTCCCGGCGCAAGTAGCCAGCGACCTCGGCTTTGCCGATCAAAGCCATCTGGGCCGCTGGTTCGTGCGCGCCTATGGCATCAGCCCGGCGGCCTACCGCAAACGCTGCTCAAACCTTCCAGACTGA
- a CDS encoding LysE family translocator has protein sequence MPSTLLPFLLFAFVSSITPGPTNILVLSNAARYGLLASLPSVLGACGGAALLVLAVGTGLGESLLKVPGVHLGMTAVGLLWLTWLAWKIYASPAEALSAKDSPRKFGLVDAASLQLVNPKTWMMALAVISVFTTSTTDQGREVAWLSLTFFLVAMPCMGSWALLGAGSTRWLKSPAALGRLNKILAVVLLISAWSSLLA, from the coding sequence ATGCCCTCCACCCTGCTGCCGTTTCTGCTGTTCGCCTTCGTGTCCTCGATCACTCCAGGGCCAACCAATATCCTGGTCCTGAGCAACGCCGCCCGTTACGGCCTGCTGGCCTCACTGCCGAGCGTGCTGGGCGCCTGCGGTGGCGCCGCGCTGCTGGTCCTGGCCGTGGGCACGGGCCTGGGCGAATCGTTGCTCAAAGTCCCGGGCGTGCATCTGGGAATGACCGCCGTCGGCCTGCTCTGGCTGACCTGGCTGGCCTGGAAGATCTACGCCAGCCCCGCCGAGGCCCTGAGCGCCAAGGATTCCCCGCGCAAGTTCGGGCTGGTCGATGCCGCCAGCCTGCAATTGGTCAATCCAAAGACCTGGATGATGGCGCTGGCGGTCATCAGCGTGTTCACCACCAGCACCACTGACCAGGGCCGCGAAGTGGCGTGGCTGTCGCTGACGTTTTTCCTGGTGGCGATGCCTTGCATGGGCAGCTGGGCATTGCTTGGTGCCGGCTCCACGCGCTGGCTGAAATCACCCGCTGCGCTAGGCCGTTTGAACAAGATTCTGGCGGTGGTGCTGTTGATTTCGGCGTGGAGCAGCCTGCTCGCATAA
- a CDS encoding MazG-like family protein, with protein MNLVELTKRLHRIRDNNDWRQFHSPKNLAMAASVEMAELVEIFQWLSEDQSRSLPPEQLAHAGQEVGDIVLYLLLLCSELGLDMDAVVRSKLADSERRFAQ; from the coding sequence ATGAACCTCGTCGAACTTACCAAACGCCTGCATCGCATCCGCGACAATAACGACTGGCGTCAATTTCACAGCCCGAAAAACCTGGCCATGGCCGCCAGCGTCGAGATGGCCGAGCTGGTGGAAATCTTCCAATGGCTCAGCGAAGACCAGTCACGCAGCCTGCCCCCCGAGCAATTGGCCCATGCCGGCCAAGAGGTGGGCGATATCGTCCTCTATCTGTTGCTGCTGTGCAGCGAACTGGGGCTGGACATGGACGCGGTCGTGCGCAGCAAACTGGCCGACAGCGAACGGCGCTTCGCCCAATGA
- a CDS encoding methyltransferase domain-containing protein — MKDRHFDELATRFAEKIYGGAKGAIRLAVLQADLSEALPTRPLRVLDIGAGLGHMSLWLAQQGHAVTLAEPAAPMLEGARQRFAEAGLEATFIHAPWQALPGLLDERYDLVICHAVLEWLAEPHAILPVLQHFTATGGWLSLAFYNRDALVYRNLLKGHFRKLRGDSLAGMKQSLTPQMPLDPRELATQLASAWQVESSSGVRVFHDYMPRDFQDKAALADLLDMELAHRRHPAFAGLGRYLHWICRPLAN; from the coding sequence ATGAAAGACCGCCATTTCGATGAACTGGCCACCCGCTTCGCCGAGAAAATCTACGGCGGCGCCAAAGGCGCCATTCGCCTGGCCGTGCTCCAGGCCGACCTGAGCGAAGCGTTGCCCACCCGTCCGTTACGGGTGCTCGATATCGGTGCCGGCCTTGGCCACATGTCGCTGTGGCTGGCCCAGCAGGGGCACGCGGTCACCCTCGCCGAACCAGCGGCGCCAATGCTCGAAGGCGCACGCCAGCGCTTCGCCGAAGCCGGGCTCGAGGCGACGTTCATCCATGCGCCTTGGCAGGCGCTGCCCGGCTTGCTGGATGAGCGCTACGATCTGGTGATCTGCCACGCAGTGCTCGAGTGGCTGGCCGAACCCCATGCCATCCTGCCGGTGCTGCAGCACTTCACTGCGACCGGTGGCTGGCTGTCGCTGGCGTTCTACAACCGTGACGCGCTGGTCTATCGCAATCTGCTCAAGGGCCACTTTCGCAAGTTGCGCGGCGACAGCCTGGCCGGCATGAAACAAAGCCTGACCCCGCAAATGCCCCTGGACCCTCGCGAGCTGGCCACGCAACTCGCCAGCGCCTGGCAAGTCGAATCTTCCAGCGGCGTGCGGGTTTTTCACGATTACATGCCCAGAGACTTTCAAGACAAGGCGGCGCTCGCCGACTTGCTGGACATGGAACTGGCTCACCGCCGCCATCCGGCCTTCGCCGGGCTGGGGCGTTATCTGCACTGGATCTGTCGGCCACTGGCCAATTGA
- a CDS encoding DUF4136 domain-containing protein — protein MPRRFAVALLCLGLAACQSPNPYIASSNPLPPAPPQAAQTFDASAYPAAPRDYGRYRNWAWVNNQLPVGSNLADPAQIAEAVSNGLDQRGLRPARSGIPDLRVAADLHVERRLQQVTEDYGYGGGYGPGYGPRGPYGYGAYGPPPVTRTYEIQVLVVRIQLYDGASGQPLWSASAETGTQGSESQRADSLRQAVEKALMAYPPS, from the coding sequence ATGCCGCGCCGTTTCGCTGTCGCATTGTTGTGCCTGGGCCTGGCCGCTTGCCAGAGCCCCAACCCGTATATCGCCAGCTCCAATCCCTTGCCGCCCGCGCCACCGCAGGCTGCGCAAACCTTCGATGCCAGTGCCTACCCGGCAGCGCCACGCGACTACGGGCGCTACCGCAATTGGGCCTGGGTCAACAATCAACTGCCGGTCGGCAGCAACCTGGCCGACCCGGCGCAGATTGCCGAGGCGGTCAGCAATGGCCTGGATCAACGCGGTCTGCGCCCGGCCCGCAGTGGTATCCCTGACCTGCGCGTGGCTGCAGACCTGCATGTCGAGCGCCGCCTGCAGCAAGTCACCGAGGATTACGGCTACGGCGGTGGCTACGGCCCAGGCTACGGTCCTCGCGGCCCCTATGGCTATGGCGCCTACGGGCCGCCGCCAGTTACACGCACATATGAAATCCAGGTACTCGTCGTCCGCATCCAGTTGTACGATGGCGCCAGTGGCCAACCCCTGTGGAGTGCCAGCGCCGAGACCGGCACCCAGGGCAGTGAGAGCCAGCGCGCCGACTCATTGCGCCAAGCCGTGGAAAAAGCCCTGATGGCCTATCCTCCCAGTTGA
- a CDS encoding DUF4136 domain-containing protein, whose amino-acid sequence MFSRIALLAFALLLTACQTQQANLDFDASRDFGAYRSWAWKTPALQYRPDDPRIKSDLTEQRIRQSVSDQLEQRGLRMAQPGAKTDVLVQAYYIVDTRQQQISTPYGGPWGGPWGGPWGAGFYNETRTVDYRVATLQVDLLDARDGKLVWRGSRDSVLSDAPQGPAERSASIAKSVGLIMSNYPPR is encoded by the coding sequence ATGTTCAGTCGTATTGCGTTATTGGCCTTTGCGCTACTGTTGACGGCCTGCCAGACCCAACAGGCCAACCTCGACTTCGACGCCAGCCGTGACTTCGGCGCTTATCGCAGCTGGGCGTGGAAAACCCCGGCGCTGCAATACCGTCCAGATGACCCGCGTATCAAAAGTGACCTCACCGAACAACGCATTCGTCAGTCGGTCAGCGACCAGCTCGAGCAGCGCGGGCTGCGCATGGCACAGCCTGGGGCCAAGACCGATGTGCTGGTGCAGGCGTATTACATCGTCGATACCCGTCAACAGCAGATCAGCACGCCTTACGGTGGACCATGGGGCGGCCCTTGGGGTGGGCCTTGGGGCGCAGGCTTCTATAACGAAACACGTACCGTCGACTACCGTGTCGCCACCTTGCAGGTCGACCTGCTGGACGCGCGCGACGGCAAGCTGGTGTGGCGCGGCAGCCGCGACAGCGTGCTCAGCGATGCGCCACAGGGCCCGGCGGAGCGCAGTGCCAGCATCGCCAAGAGTGTGGGCCTGATCATGTCCAACTATCCGCCACGCTGA
- a CDS encoding A24 family peptidase, with the protein MQSLVLLIWFTLCAEQDIRLRQIADGLTLGGGLCALLYLFTTGHTWMGASVPEGAFALALSMALTLPAHLMGRLAAADVKLLGSLALATDELHLIGTLVGAGVIAAAWMLVMPRLWKLFNKKWRLRLANLGPDAQTTLPVAPFLLAGFLAALAWVH; encoded by the coding sequence ATGCAAAGCCTCGTCTTGTTGATCTGGTTCACCCTGTGTGCTGAACAGGACATCCGTCTGCGGCAGATCGCCGATGGACTGACACTAGGAGGCGGCCTATGCGCACTCCTTTACCTGTTCACTACCGGCCATACCTGGATGGGCGCCAGCGTGCCTGAAGGAGCCTTCGCCCTGGCGCTGAGCATGGCCCTGACACTCCCCGCCCACCTCATGGGCCGCCTGGCCGCTGCGGATGTGAAACTGCTGGGCAGTCTGGCCCTGGCCACCGACGAATTGCACCTGATCGGCACTTTGGTCGGCGCTGGGGTCATCGCCGCCGCCTGGATGCTGGTCATGCCCAGGCTGTGGAAACTGTTCAACAAGAAGTGGCGCCTGCGCCTGGCCAATCTGGGTCCTGATGCGCAGACCACGCTGCCCGTGGCGCCATTTCTGCTGGCAGGATTTCTGGCTGCGCTCGCCTGGGTGCACTGA